Part of the Streptomyces sp. HSG2 genome, CCTTGGGCGCGACCATGCAGACGTCGACGCCGGCCGGGGGCTTGACGAAGCCGTAGCGGATGTTCAGTCCGTGACCGAAGAACAGGGCGTCGCCGTCGCGGAGGTGCGGGGCGATGTGCTCCTCGTAGACCCGCGCCTGGATCGGGTCCGGGACGAGGACCATGATGACGTCCGCCTCGGCGGCGGCCTCCGACGGCGACACCACCCGCAGGCCCTGCTCCTCGGCCTTGGCCTTCGAGCGGGAGCCCTCGTGCAGACCGACGCGCACGTCGACGCCCGAATCGCGGAGCGACAGGGCGTGGGCGTGGCCCTGACTGCCGTAGCCGATGACCGCTACCTTGCGGCCCTGGATGATGGACAGGTCGGCGTCGGCGTCGTAGAACAGCTCGGCCACTTTGGGTTCTCTCCTTGGGTGCGGGGTGTCGCGTCCCACCGTATGCCGATGGGGGGTGGAAGGGACTGAGGGTCTCGCCATGCGGGCGGCGGAGACCGTCCGGATCAGGCGCCGCGGTCGAGGGCGCGCAGGGAACGGTCGGTGATGGAACGGGCGCCGCGGCCGATGGCGATCGTGCCGGACTGGACCAACTCCTTGATGCCGAAGGGTTCCAGCATCTTCAACATCGCCGAGAGCTTGTCACCGCTACCGGTCGCCTCGATGGTGACGGCGTCCGGCGACACGTCGACCGTCTTGGCGCGAAAGAGCTGCACGATCTCGACGACCTGGGAACGCGTCTGGTTGTCGGCGCGCACCTTCACCAGCACGAGTTCTCGTCGCACGGACTGCGCGGGCTCCAGCTCGACGATCTTGAGAACGTTGACCAGCTTGTTGAGCTGCTTGGTCACCTGCTCCAGCGGCAGATCCTCGACGTTGACCACGATGGTGATCCGGGAGATGTCGGGGTGCTCGGTGACGCCCACGGCGAGGGAGTCGATGTTGAAGCCGCGCCGGGAGAAGAGCGCAGCGATCCGGGCGAGGATGCCCGGCGTGTTCTCCACCAGGACGGACAGCGTGTGCTTGGACATGGTCGGTGGCTCTTCCTCGCTCAGTCGTCTTCGCCGTCGCCGAAGTCGGGACGGACGTCCCGGGCTGCCATGATCTCGTCGTTGGAGGTGCCGGCGGCGACCATCGGCCAGACCATCGCGTCCTCGTGGACGACGAAGTCGACGACGACCGGTCGGTCGTTGACGGCGTTCGCCTCCTCGATGACCTTGTCGAGGTCGGCCGGGTCCTCACAGCGGAGGGCGTGACACCCCATGGCCTCGGCGAGCTTCACGAAGTCAGGGACACGGGTGCCGCGAGCTCCCGGGTTGACGTCGTCGGGACCGGAGTGCAGCACGGTGTTGGAGTAGCGCTGGTTGTAGAAGAGCGTCTGCCACTGCCGCACCATCCCGAGGGCCCCGTTGTTGATCACGGCCACCTTGATCGGGATGTTGTTCAGGGCGCAGGTGGTCAGCTCCTGGTTGGTCATCTGGAAGCAGCCGTCGCCGTCGATCGCCCAGACCGCCGCTTCCGGGACGCCGGCCTTGGCCCCCATCGCGGCCGGGACGGCGTATCCCATGGTCCCGGCACCCCCGGAGTTCAGCCAGGTGGCGGGCTTGTCGTACCGGATGAAGTGCGCCGCCCACATCTGATGCTGGCCGACGCCCGCGGCGAAGACCGTACCGTCCGGGGCGAGTCGGCCGATGCGCTCGATGACCTGCTGGGGCGAGAGGGAGCCGTCCTCCGGCTGGTCGTAGCCGAGCGGATAGGTCTCGCGCCAGCGGGAGAGGTCCTTCCACCACGCGCCGTAGTCGCCGCGCCGGCCGTCGTCGTACTCCCGTTGCAGCGCTTGGACGAGGTCGGCGATCACCTCGCGGGCGTCGCCGACGATCGGCACGTCCGCGTCACGATTCTTGCCGATCTCCGCCGGATCGATGTCCGCGTGGACGACCTTCGCATCGGGGGCGAAGCTGTCGAGTCTGCCGGTGACGCGGTCGTCGAAGCGGGCGCCGAGGGCGACGATCAGGTCGGCCTTCTGCAGCGCGGTGACGGCCGTCACCGCGCCGTGCATGCCCGGCATGCCCACGTGCAGGGGGTGGCTGTCGGGGAACGCGCCGAGGGCCATCAGCGTGGTCGTCACGGGCGCGCCGGCCAGTTCGGCGAGGATCTTCAGCTCGGCGGTGGCACCCGCCTTCAGGACGCCGCCTCCCACGTAGAGGACGGGCCGCCTGGCGGCGGTGATCAGCTTGGCGGCCTCACGGATCTGCTTGGCGTGCGGCTTGGTCACCGGTCGGTAGCCGGGCAGGTCCATCACGGGCGGCCAGGAGAACGTGGTCCGTGCCTGGAGGGCGTCCTTGGCGATGTCGACCAGGACCGGTCCGGGACGCCCGGTCGAGGCGACGTGGAAGGCCTGCGCGATCACGCGGGGGATGTCCTCGGCGGCGGTCACCAGGAAGTTGTGCTTGGTGATCGGCATGGTGATGCCCACGATGTCCGCTTCCTGGAAGGCGTCCGTGCCGATCGCCTTGGAGGCCACCTGCCCGGTGATCGCCACCAGCGGCACGGAGTCCATGTGGGCGTCGGCGATGGGGGTGACCAGATTGGTGGCGCCGGGTCCGGAGGTGGCCATGCACACGCCCACCTTGCCGGTGGCCTGCGCGTACCCCGTGGCGGCGTGACCGGCGCCCTGCTCGTGGCGGACCAGGACGTGGCGGACCTTGCGGGAGTCCATCAGGGGGTCGTACGCGGGGAGGATGGCACCGCCGGGAATGCCGAACACCGTGTCGGCGCCTACCTCCTCCAGCGAGCGGATGAGGGACTGCGCGCCCGTGACCTGCTCGACGGTGACGGACCGCGGTCCGCTGCTCGATCGGGGTCGCGGCTGCGGTTCGTTGGCCCCGGTGGCCTGCTCGGTCATCGGCATTCTCTTCTCGATGCTGAGGGTTTTGGCATGGTTCGCGCGGTCCGTGACCGCGGTCGGCGGGTGCCGGTGCAACAAAAAACCCCTCGTGCCGGTAGGCAAGCGAGGGGAGCGCGTCGGGCGGGAGGGCGCCGGTGGTCCGGAGGGTGTCCGGACATCACCGACTTCAGCCGACGCGCTGTCCAAGTACGAGAATTCGGGTGCGCATGCGACTGACGATCCCCCCGGCACGCACCGACTGTCAAGTGGGTGGGACAGGCGTCTCATTATGTGAGCGAAGGACCGTACCGCCTCCGAGAACGGCCGGAAGATGACTGTTCATACCTCCCGTCGTCCCGGTCGCCAGCCCCTTGGGGAGCACCCGAGCCACACCGCCATGCGGCCCTCCCCCTCCGTGGCCCCCCGAGGACGCCCCGCCCACGAGCGCGGGTTCACCCGGTCCCGGCGGCAGGGGATAGCGACCACCGCCCAGAGCGCGACGCAACCGGTGTTCGTCCAGGGGTCCGGAGAAGGCCATGCCCTGTCCGTGCGTGCAGCCCAGGGCGCGCAGGGCCACGACTTGCTCGACGAGGTCCACCCCGTCGGCCACGGACGACAGCCCCAGGTCGGCGGCTATCCTCAGCAGCCCGCCGGTGATCTTGTGCAGCCGCGCGGACTCCACGACGCCCTCGACCAGACCTCGGTCCAGCTTCAGCACGTCGACCGGAAGCCGTCGCAGTGCGGAGATAGTGGCCTGACCGCTGCCGAAGCCGTCGAGGGCGATCCGGACGCCGAGCCGCTTGAGCGCCCTCAAGCGGCGTTCCAGCTCGTCGAGTCCCGACCGGGGGTCGGTGTCGGTGAGCTCGATCACCAGCGAACCGGCCGGTAGCGCGTGGCGGACCAGGAGTGCCTCCAGCGACCCGAGCGGCATGGACCGGTCGAGCAGTCGGCGGGCTCGGACGCGCACGGCCACGGGCACGCCACGCCCGGACCCCGCCCGCGCCGCCGCCTGCTCCACCGCCTCGTGCAGGACCCAGCGGTCCAGTTCGGCGGCGCGATCCGTGCCGTCCGCGACCCTCAGGAACTCCGTCGGGGTGAAGAACACCCCCTGCGAAGACCGCCAGCGGGGCTCCGCGCAGACCGAGGCGATCCGACCGTCGCGTAGATCCACCACGGGCTGGTGCAACAAGGCGAACTCGCCGTCGTGCAGCGCGGCTCGCAGCCGGGTGGCCACCTCCGCCTTGCGGACGACGTCCTGCCGCATGTGCGGTCGGTAGAGCTCGACACGACCCTTGCCCGCCGCCTTCGCCCGGTACATCGCCAGATCCGCGTCGCGCAGCAGCTCACCCGCGCCGAGACCCGGCTCCGCGAAGGCGACACCGATCGAGGCGTTGACCCGGACATCGTTGCCGTCGATGACGTAGGGCTGGGAGAGGGCCACCCTGAGCCGGTCGGCGAGATCCAGGATGTCCCGCTCGCGAGCCGACCGGTCCCGGCCGCCGTCCCCGACGATCAGGGCGGCGAACTCGTCGCCTCCCAGCCGGGAGGCGGTGTCGCCTTGCCTGACCGCGTCGTGGAGGCGGCGAGCGGCCTGAACGAGGAGTTCGTCCCCGGCCTGGTGACCGATGCTGTCGTTGACGCCCTTGAAACCGTCCAGATCAATGAAGAGGACGGCGGTGCCGCGCCCGCCGGCGCTCCGGTCCGACGCACGTCGACCGGACAGGGCCTGCTGCACGCGCCGGGTGAACAGGGCACGGTTGGGCAGGTCCGTGAGCGGGTCGTGCTCCGCGTTGTGTTGGAGCTGCGCCTGCAACCGGACGCGTTCGGTCACGTCCCTGCTGTTGAAGATGAGTCCGCCGTGGTGACGGTTGACCGTCGACTCGACGTTGAGCCAGCCCCCTCTCCCGGAGCGGAACCGGCACTCGATCCGCGTGGTCGGCTCGTGCGCCGGGTCGGCTGCCAGAAAGCGCCGCACCTCGTGCAGGACTCTCCCGAGGTCCTCGGGGTGGATCAGGCCGGCCAACTCGCTACCGACGAGGTCCTCGGCCGGGCGGCCGTAGACGCCGGCCGCGGCGGGCGAGACGTACCGGAGGACGCCGGTGGGCGCGGCGATCATGATCACGTCACTCGACCCCTGGACCAGCGAACGGAAGTGGTTCTCCTGTCGCGCGAGCTCCCGGGTCAGGGTGATGTTGTCCAGCAGCATGATGCCCTGGCGGACGACCAGTGCCAGCACGACCGTGCCACCGGTGAACAGCACCACCCGGTCCACGCTTCGACCGTGGAGGACGTTGTAGAGGATGCCGAGGGTGCAGACGGCGGCGGCCAGATAGGGAGTGAGCGCCGCCAGGGAACCGGCGATGGGCCGGGCCGCCTCCGCGGAGGAGCCTCCACCCGTGCCGGCGCCCGGGGGGGCGAACGCGCCGGGCGCCGGCGCCTCGCGCTCCCGTCCCGTCGGCGTCGCGCCGCCCTCGGCGCCCGGCGAACGACCGGTGCGCGGCCCGGCCCACGGAGCGTAGGCCAGCAGCAGCGATCCGGCGAACCATCCGGCGTCCAGCAGTTGGCCCGAGCGGTAGTCGCTGTTCAGGAGCGGT contains:
- a CDS encoding acetolactate synthase large subunit codes for the protein MPMTEQATGANEPQPRPRSSSGPRSVTVEQVTGAQSLIRSLEEVGADTVFGIPGGAILPAYDPLMDSRKVRHVLVRHEQGAGHAATGYAQATGKVGVCMATSGPGATNLVTPIADAHMDSVPLVAITGQVASKAIGTDAFQEADIVGITMPITKHNFLVTAAEDIPRVIAQAFHVASTGRPGPVLVDIAKDALQARTTFSWPPVMDLPGYRPVTKPHAKQIREAAKLITAARRPVLYVGGGVLKAGATAELKILAELAGAPVTTTLMALGAFPDSHPLHVGMPGMHGAVTAVTALQKADLIVALGARFDDRVTGRLDSFAPDAKVVHADIDPAEIGKNRDADVPIVGDAREVIADLVQALQREYDDGRRGDYGAWWKDLSRWRETYPLGYDQPEDGSLSPQQVIERIGRLAPDGTVFAAGVGQHQMWAAHFIRYDKPATWLNSGGAGTMGYAVPAAMGAKAGVPEAAVWAIDGDGCFQMTNQELTTCALNNIPIKVAVINNGALGMVRQWQTLFYNQRYSNTVLHSGPDDVNPGARGTRVPDFVKLAEAMGCHALRCEDPADLDKVIEEANAVNDRPVVVDFVVHEDAMVWPMVAAGTSNDEIMAARDVRPDFGDGEDD
- a CDS encoding EAL domain-containing protein; protein product: MTPPAPALDAARPGPLPVVPGPAAGAEAEAGAPSLVRPLLLALLCGAYAIGSGLGWGSPRLALIMGDFGLAVAAGLAAVSCFLYARSGGARFRPAWLLFALSSAMAALGNAVWGWYEVVLGRPVPAASSADLFFLCFAPPAIVGLLVFAKRPVTRAGWVCLGLDAWLIGGSLLTLAWSLALAQAARGEGTGVAHTALSLAYPLLDIALVSMVLALHFRRAPLYRSAVNTAIGGLALTVMCDALFTSPLLNSDYRSGQLLDAGWFAGSLLLAYAPWAGPRTGRSPGAEGGATPTGREREAPAPGAFAPPGAGTGGGSSAEAARPIAGSLAALTPYLAAAVCTLGILYNVLHGRSVDRVVLFTGGTVVLALVVRQGIMLLDNITLTRELARQENHFRSLVQGSSDVIMIAAPTGVLRYVSPAAAGVYGRPAEDLVGSELAGLIHPEDLGRVLHEVRRFLAADPAHEPTTRIECRFRSGRGGWLNVESTVNRHHGGLIFNSRDVTERVRLQAQLQHNAEHDPLTDLPNRALFTRRVQQALSGRRASDRSAGGRGTAVLFIDLDGFKGVNDSIGHQAGDELLVQAARRLHDAVRQGDTASRLGGDEFAALIVGDGGRDRSARERDILDLADRLRVALSQPYVIDGNDVRVNASIGVAFAEPGLGAGELLRDADLAMYRAKAAGKGRVELYRPHMRQDVVRKAEVATRLRAALHDGEFALLHQPVVDLRDGRIASVCAEPRWRSSQGVFFTPTEFLRVADGTDRAAELDRWVLHEAVEQAAARAGSGRGVPVAVRVRARRLLDRSMPLGSLEALLVRHALPAGSLVIELTDTDPRSGLDELERRLRALKRLGVRIALDGFGSGQATISALRRLPVDVLKLDRGLVEGVVESARLHKITGGLLRIAADLGLSSVADGVDLVEQVVALRALGCTHGQGMAFSGPLDEHRLRRALGGGRYPLPPGPGEPALVGGASSGGHGGGGPHGGVARVLPKGLATGTTGGMNSHLPAVLGGGTVLRSHNETPVPPT
- the ilvN gene encoding acetolactate synthase small subunit → MSKHTLSVLVENTPGILARIAALFSRRGFNIDSLAVGVTEHPDISRITIVVNVEDLPLEQVTKQLNKLVNVLKIVELEPAQSVRRELVLVKVRADNQTRSQVVEIVQLFRAKTVDVSPDAVTIEATGSGDKLSAMLKMLEPFGIKELVQSGTIAIGRGARSITDRSLRALDRGA